The stretch of DNA GCTTACCGCCGCGAGAACAATAATGCCTGAAGCGAGCTTTTGTTTTAATTCATCGGCCATCGTCCGCAAAGCGTTCATGTCCGGCGCTTGAACGCGGGCAGCAAGCACCTTCACTCCTTTCACTTCTTTGGCCTGGTTTAACAAGCTTCCTGCTTCTATGTTGGACAATTTTTGTGAAAGCGATTCATTTTCGCGCTGTAATTCTTTCATCTCTGCCTGAAGGCTCTCTACCTTTGCCACAATATCTTTCGGATTAGCCTTCAGCTTATGCGCCGCTTCGTTCAATCGTGCTACTTGGCTATTTAAAAATTTAAATGCCGCTTCTCCAGTGACCGCTTCAATGCGGCGGGTTCCGGCGCCAATGCCGCTTTCAGAAACAATCTTAAACAAACCGATCACTGCCGTGTTCGGCACATGACAGCCGCCGCAAAGCTCCAAGCTGTAATCTCCGACGGAAACAACGCGAACGACATCCCCGTATTTTTCGCCGAACAACGCCATTGCTCCCAGCGCTTTGGCCTCTTCTAACGATTTATGAGAAATGTCCACCGCCAGATTGCCCCATATTTTTTCGTTGACAATCCTTTCGACTTGTTCTAGCTCTTCTGGAAGGACTTGACCAAAATGTGAAAAGTCGAAACGGAGACGATCCGGAGTCACTAGTGAGCCCGCTTGATTGACATGCGCGCCAAGTACATCCTTCAAAGCCTGATGCAGCAAATGCGTCGCTGTATGGTTTTTAATGATTTTACTGCGGGAAGCCGCGTCGACTTGAGCTGTTACCTCTTGTCCCGTTTGCAGCGTGCCGGCTTCCACAATGGCATGATGCACATGCTGCCCGTTTGGAGCTTTTTTGACATCCTGAACGACCGCGCGGGTGCTGCCAGCTTCGATCGTTCCTTTATCAGCAATTTGGCCCCCGCTTTCAGCATAAAACGGCGTTTCTTCTAGAATGAATTGAACCTCATCCCCTGCAGCTGCAGACTCGACCACTTCACCGTTGACGATCATAACGGCAACCTTGGTTTTTACTGACAGCTGCTCATATCCACTGAAGCGGCTTTCTGTTTTAATCTCGCCGAGAACGCCGCCTTGGACTTGCATGGAATCCACCTCTTGACGAGCAGCGCGTGCGCGCGCCCGCTGGTTGGCCATTTCTTTATCAAAGCCTTCATGATCCACTTTCAAGCCTTCTTCTTCCGCATACTCTTCCGTTAATTCCACCGGAAAGCCGTATGTATCATATAGACGGAAGACATCCTCTCCGGCAATCTTATCCGAACCGTTATTTTTTGCGTCCTTAATGACAGATGATAATATCGTTAAGCCTTCATGAAGAGTTTCATGGAAGCGCTCTTCTTCGTTCTTAATCACTTTTTGAATGAATTCCGTTTTGGCAGCAACCTCAGGATAGAATTCCTTCATGATTTCACCGACAACCGGCACTAATTCATACATAAACGGCCGGTTGATGTTAATTTGCTTCGCATAGCGTACCGCCCGGCGCAGCAAGCGGCGCAAGACATAGCCGCGTCCCTCGTTTGATGGAAGCGCCCCGTCCCCAATAGCAAAAGCGACTGTCCGAATATGGTCTGCAATCACTTTAAACGCCACGTCTGTTTCCGCCTTCTCCCGATATTTGGCGCCTGAAATGGCTTCTGTTGCTTCAATGATCGGCAGAAATAAATCAGTGTCAAAGTTCGTCGGCACTTCTTGAACAACGGATGCCATGCGCTCCAGCCCCATGCCGGTATCAATGTTCTTCTTTGGAAGCGGCGTATAGGTGCCGTCCGGATTATGATTGAATTCAGAAAATACAAGATTCCAAATTTCTAGGTAGCGTTCATTTTCGCCGCCCGGATACAGTTCAGGATCATTTTCATCCTTTCCATATAATTCTCCGCGGTCATAGAAGATTTCTGTATTTGGTCCGCTCGGGCCCTCGCCAATATCCCAGAAGTTCCCTTCTAAACGAATAATCCGTTCTTCGGGCAAGCCGATTTCGTCATGCCAAATGCGAAACGCTTCCTCATCCTCCGGGTGAATGGTTACGGACAGCTTCTCTTTATCAAACGCTATCCATTTTTCATCCGTTAAAAACTCCCACGCCCAGTGAATCGCTTCTTTTTTGAAATATTCGCCGATGGAAAAGTTCCCGAGCATTTCAAAAAATGTATGATGTCTAGCTGTTTTTCCGACATTTTCAATATCGTTTGTACGGATGGATTTTTGAGCGTTGGCAATGCGCGGATTCTCAGGAATGACCCTGCCATCAAAATACTTCTTCAAAGTGGCGACGCCGCTGTTAATCCATAATAAACTCGGATCATCATGCGGGACAAGCGAAGCGCTCGGTTCCACTTTGTGGTTCTTCTCCTGGAAAAAGTCTAAAAACATTTGACGGATTTGGGCACCTGTTAATCTTTTCATAACAAATTCCTCCTTCATTCACATTTATTGCATAGACAGAAGACAGCAAAAAAAGCCCCGCTCCCCGGACAGGGACGAAGCTTATTCGCGGTACCACCCTGATTATGAACCGTTTCATCGTTCATCTCTCTCTTGCACCTTAACGCGGGCAAACGGCAGGGATTA from Bacillus xiapuensis encodes:
- the alaS gene encoding alanine--tRNA ligase; amino-acid sequence: MKRLTGAQIRQMFLDFFQEKNHKVEPSASLVPHDDPSLLWINSGVATLKKYFDGRVIPENPRIANAQKSIRTNDIENVGKTARHHTFFEMLGNFSIGEYFKKEAIHWAWEFLTDEKWIAFDKEKLSVTIHPEDEEAFRIWHDEIGLPEERIIRLEGNFWDIGEGPSGPNTEIFYDRGELYGKDENDPELYPGGENERYLEIWNLVFSEFNHNPDGTYTPLPKKNIDTGMGLERMASVVQEVPTNFDTDLFLPIIEATEAISGAKYREKAETDVAFKVIADHIRTVAFAIGDGALPSNEGRGYVLRRLLRRAVRYAKQININRPFMYELVPVVGEIMKEFYPEVAAKTEFIQKVIKNEEERFHETLHEGLTILSSVIKDAKNNGSDKIAGEDVFRLYDTYGFPVELTEEYAEEEGLKVDHEGFDKEMANQRARARAARQEVDSMQVQGGVLGEIKTESRFSGYEQLSVKTKVAVMIVNGEVVESAAAGDEVQFILEETPFYAESGGQIADKGTIEAGSTRAVVQDVKKAPNGQHVHHAIVEAGTLQTGQEVTAQVDAASRSKIIKNHTATHLLHQALKDVLGAHVNQAGSLVTPDRLRFDFSHFGQVLPEELEQVERIVNEKIWGNLAVDISHKSLEEAKALGAMALFGEKYGDVVRVVSVGDYSLELCGGCHVPNTAVIGLFKIVSESGIGAGTRRIEAVTGEAAFKFLNSQVARLNEAAHKLKANPKDIVAKVESLQAEMKELQRENESLSQKLSNIEAGSLLNQAKEVKGVKVLAARVQAPDMNALRTMADELKQKLASGIIVLAAVSGEKVNIIAGVTKDLVDQGYHAGKLVKEVASRCGGGGGGRPDMAQAGAKDPSKTEEALQYVEEWVKSV